Proteins from a genomic interval of Methanohalophilus levihalophilus:
- the nth gene encoding endonuclease III, with protein sequence MEAPTIFAKLKQNYTPQFFLDRHDPFYVLISTVLSQRTRDEVTQVATRRLFKHYDTPEDFAAADAEAIENLIKDVGFYRMKAPRVIQIASILLEKYGGEVPEDMDLLLELPGVGRKTANCVLAYAFSKDVIAVDTHVHRISNRLGIVDTSNPDQTEIALQAVLPEDMWRDVNELLVSFGKEICRPISPKCGVCPIEDMCAKLYLKKSD encoded by the coding sequence ATGGAAGCACCTACTATTTTTGCAAAACTCAAGCAAAACTACACTCCGCAATTCTTTCTGGACAGGCATGATCCATTTTATGTCCTGATTTCCACGGTGCTTTCACAGCGCACCCGTGATGAAGTCACTCAAGTAGCTACTCGCCGTCTCTTTAAACACTATGATACGCCGGAAGACTTCGCTGCAGCAGATGCAGAAGCCATCGAGAATCTAATCAAGGATGTTGGTTTTTACAGGATGAAAGCACCCCGGGTTATACAGATAGCTTCAATTTTGCTGGAAAAGTATGGTGGTGAAGTTCCCGAAGATATGGATTTACTTCTTGAGCTTCCGGGAGTTGGGAGAAAAACGGCAAACTGTGTTCTGGCTTACGCTTTTTCCAAAGATGTTATTGCGGTGGATACGCATGTGCACCGGATATCCAATCGTCTTGGTATTGTTGATACTTCCAATCCTGATCAGACTGAAATTGCACTTCAGGCTGTTCTTCCCGAGGATATGTGGAGGGACGTCAACGAGTTGCTTGTGAGTTTCGGGAAAGAAATTTGCAGACCTATTTCCCCGAAATGCGGTGTATGTCCCATTGAGGATATGTGCGCAAAGCTCTACCTGAAGAAATCAGATTGA